From Tursiops truncatus isolate mTurTru1 chromosome 13, mTurTru1.mat.Y, whole genome shotgun sequence:
GGAGGAGGCGCGCCATTATCGCGGACTTCGACATCATATGTTAGCACCTGGATTCTAGAGAAGTATTTCTTCACATGCCAGACTAGGTTCTTTCCTTCAGGTCTAAGAAGTGGTTGGGAGAGGATGGAGAAAAGGGCAACAGCAGTTTTATCGGGATTGAGGCAGTTCTGTTCTTGCTTCTCAGCCTCAGGGATCAGTACAAGACCTGTGACCCCAAGGCAGAGAGGGTCCTTGGGCTGTACCCCCTTTAAAATGCGACACTCACCACCAGCTTGTTCAGGGCCCTGAACAGAGGGGAACAGAGATGTGCCCCTTGCTGCACAGAGATGTGGGCCGTGCTGTTTTCTCCTCCCGGGTGGGGCTGAAAGAGGAGAATGGGCCAGGCTGGGGGACCCTTTGCTGAGCATGAGTTCTCGCTCCGTTCTGCCAGCAGCAGCCCCAGAACATAAGATCAACTCTGTGCACCTCATTTCTAACTAAATGCAACtggaagcaaaagaaaaccagCCAAATTGGCGAGAACACAGACATGTTAAAAGTGAAtcacaggggcttcccaggtggcgcagtggttgagagtccgcctgccgatgcaggggacgcgggttcgtgccccggtccgggaagatcccacatgccgcggagcggctgggcccgtgagccatggccgctgagcctgcctgtccggagcctgtgctccgcaacgggagaggccacaacagtgagaggcccgcgtaccgcaaaaaaaaaaaaaaaaaaaaaaagtgaatcgtAAATTCAGAAACCAAACGGGTGGGCAGTGGGGGCCCCACTGTTGGCTGTGGAGCCTGGTTTAAATTTGTTCTCGTTATCTCAGTTTACACTTTGGATTTTCGTTTTAATTTTACACTTTGACATTTCCTACAATTTTcactgtgtgtatgtttgtgcacTGCGCCTGGGtttctggaaggaaggaaagaagactaAGTAACTGACGTCTGTCTGTCTGGGTTTGTTGGCCCCTGGGTACTGCCCACCAGGCGCATGCAGGCCCGGTGACTGCAAGAAACCTGACTCGGCTTGGAAGGGGATGGAGCCCGTCAGCCCCCAGATGGAGATCAAATCAAATTAGGGCCGAgttggggaggaggagggctaACGGTGCTTCCTGGAAGCAGAGCCGGAGAAGTCCCAGGGGAGCACGGAGGAACGAGGAGGTGGGGCTGCGTGTCtcgcccacccccccaccccactgtgcTCCCTGCAGCGGGGCCGGGGGTGCCAGTGGAGGCCAGCTTAGGGGCTGGGGGCATCTGGGGCGGTGGAGGTCCTAGGGTCACTCTCATGCTTGGGGATGGGAAACCTGAGCCCCTGGCCCTGGTTCTTGAGCTGCAGCCCAGCTCCAACTGGAAAAGCTGGTTTCTCTAAAACTAGAGCTGGATGTCACAGGCATTTGAGTGACCCAGGGAGCTGACGAGCATAGGAGAATCTGcaggggggctgggtgggggcttCTCAAGGGTTTGTGGCTCCAGTGAGTGGTGCTGGTCTCGTTGGCAGGTGGGGAGGCCAGCTCTGACTTTGGGAGTGACGGGGTCACAGGTGAAAGGATCTGTGGGAGGGACTATGCCTCCTCAGGTCTGTGCACCATCATACCCGTTGCTGGGGAAACCACCGTCCAATCAGGTCGTGGTGTCTTCAGAGCAGGGCCTGGCCAGGCAGAGCTGCTAAGTGGAATGACCACTGTAGCATCCAAGGCCGTAACCAGATTACCGGTAGGCCTGATCCAGCTAGTGCCGGCTTCCCACACTCCTCCAACCTCGttctgccctgcccacccctgtTCCCCAGCACCGAATTCCTTCCTCCACCCCAATCCCCATTTGAAATAGAGCCGCAGGGCCTGGGCAGGCATTTTGGTGTGAGCCTAAGCTTTCGTTTTCCTTGGGTACAACTCTCATCGCCTCCCTCCTGGCGTTCTTCCTCCTTGAGAGGTTTGGGGTCTAGGAGGAGCCTTTTCCTGTATTTTGAGGTTTGGGGCCCGGGATGAGCCCTGCAGGAAGCTGGTAAGTAAGTGCACTGCCTGAAGGACATGCTGGGATGAGTCTAGGGGTCCTTGTGCGCTCTCAGCCTGTGTGTCCCCCACCTCCACTGGCCCCCAGGTCAGACACGACTGTAGCCTGGCTGGACGTGGGGGCAGCAGACACATCCACACACTCTGCACGCAGGCTGGCTAGAGGGGCGATACGGAGGGCCAAGCACACCAAAAGAGAGACCCCGTGCGCAAAGACCTGCCATTGCATGTTTGTCTTTTTAAGAGCCTGAACACGCTTTTCCCCGAAGACGAGGCCAGGAGGGTCTGGTCACAGCTTTATTGGATTCTGGATGTGTGATTTCCTGGCTATGAGGTGAGTGAagggtcggggtgggggtggggggtgggggggaggagcaAAGAGCCTGGGAGGAGAACAGCTAGGGagaaggtggaggtggggacttGCCCCCTACAGGCCCCTGGGCAGTTGGGGGACAAGACGGACAGGCCGGGATCAGGTGCCGTCCCCTTCATGTCATCCCACTGCCTGGTTGCACGGGGCCCTTTGGCTGCTGGTTTTGCTGCGACGCAGTGTTGAGGTGTGTGGGCAGGGCCCAGGTCCAAGGTCCAAGCCATGCTGCCCTGGGGAGTGGGGCGCTCCTGGGGCCACAGACTTCAGGGGCCCCCAACAGGCCCAGGTCTTCAGTGCAGCACGACAGAAGGTGGGAGTGGGCTCAGAGCTGGGCCAATCCTCGGGCGTCTGTGAGAGCGCAGTCCTGTTGGGAAGGCTCAGAGGTGCCAAGCCCTGGTCCTGCACCCCGCTTGGGAGCATCCACCATCTGCTCAGACGGGGCAGAGGTGGGGCAAGGCAATGGGGGTGGGAcagcccaggcctggctctgcccctcaccTTGCGGTTGGCCAGCCTGGCCTGGGTCTGCGGAGCAGGGATAGGGTGGGGGAGGGCCCTGGCCCAAAACAAGGGCCAGGGTCACAGGCCAGCTGCCTGAGGAAGGCCCTGGAGTACACACCTTGTCAAATTTCTTATGGCTGTAGACCTTGTTTTTGTTCATGAACGTTAGCAAGATCCAGTCGCACAGGAAGGAGCCCTGAGACCAGCAAGACCAATGCGTTAGAGCCTGGCACCTGCCcccccgtccccccaccccccgtgacCCTAGTGTGCATCCCTTACCACCCCGATAGAGGTCAGCGCTGTGGCCAGGTTAATGATGGTGGGAATCAGGCTGAACTTCCCTGCCTGGAGGCAAAGAGGCTGCCTGAGATGCGGGAGTGGGGCTCAAGGGAGGCGTGGGGTGTGGTAGGAGAGATTGAGGCTGGGCCAGCCCAAGCCTCAGGTAGGCAAGGTGGGCTGGTTTACCTGTCCGTGCACGATGACGTCAATTCGGATCCCGTAGGCTTTGATGAGTGTGCGGGTGGTGGTACCGTTTACTTTGTAATACTTGGCGAACCTAGGGCGGAATGACCCGGAAGCACGTCAGAATCTGGGAGGGAATGACCCGGGTGCAGGAAACCTGGCCACCTGACCCTGAGGAGCATGACGGGGGGTGCACCTGTTGCCCAAATGGGGCAGCTCCAAGACTCAGCCGACCACTGGCGCCCCTGAACCTTTGGGCACCTGCCCTGTTGACTCCTGGACCTCCACGGCTAGGGCAGACGAGGACCCAGTGTCCCAAGGCCAAGGTACCTGAAGTTGTAGCCAGATGAGGCTGGGACATGCTTGGGGTCGAGCCTCCGGAAGGAGTATTTGGGGTTGCACTTTGACGCCGACAGGTCCAGGTCACAGTCCCAGTTGATAATGACCCCAATTACACCACCCTGTCCAGAAGTGGGCACAGACACGGGGTCAGGGTGGGCTCACAGAGAGGACCTTCAACAGCCCCAAGGTCCTGCTGAGGCTATGTGTGGGGTGCATACTGTGAGGCACCCAGGGCAGCTCAGGGCAGAGAGCTGGGGAAGGGGGCTCGTTGAGTGCCCTGCTTCTGAGGCACACGGCACAAGGGGATGCCAGGAGTCAATAATTTAGCAGGAGCCATGCACACCCAGATGGGTCAGACGATcgtgtttctctttcctctgcccgagcagggccagggctggcCAAGACTGCAGACGGACTCGGCTGTAATGAGACCCTTTGTGTGCAGGTGGGAGCCAGCACCTGGACGGACAGCTGTCCCACCCACTCTCCCTGGTGCCCTCACCGAGTGTGCCAGCTGCGTGAAGTTTTCCCCTGCCTGCTCCACGATGTAGCCCAGCTTGAAAATGGGGCAGTAGAGGTCAGAGACCTCATGGAATGTGCAGTGTTTCAGGTAGCCATCCTTCCGGTTCTCGATGTTGCCCCTAAAGACAAGGCCTAGTGGCATCAGATGGGGAGGGAGCAGAAGCCATGCACCCCCAAACAACACATTCCAAGAGGCAACCCCCCCCCCGCCGCAGCCCATCCCTTGTCGCCACGCGCTAATGGCTCTTACTTGGAGAACTGGAATTTGGGGTAGTGGATGCTGTTCTTGATGAGGATGGTGAAATTGGGGGCCATCTTACCGAGAAACTGGCTGAGGAGGCACAAACCGGGTGTGTTTAGTCTCCCCTTCTCCCGGTCCCCCAGGCTCCCCTGCTGCGCTGCCCCTCCCGTCCttctccccccacacaccccgACTCCGGTCAGGTAGGAGAAAGGAGCAAAGGAGCTTGGCCCCAGGTGGGTGGGGACAGCGGGTGTGCACACCTGACTGAGGCCCCGTCCTCCACCGGGCACCAGGCGGACACCTCGCAGGTCTTGGAGGACCCGTGGTAATAAGGCACGCAGCGCCCGGTCCGCAGGCCTGTGGGCAGACGCGCGCTCAGGTGGCAGATGCGCCCTCAGGGGCgcggcccgcccccgcccccagttgGCACACACTGACCGTTTCCCAGCATGTCCAGCTGCCCAGCCACGCAGTCCTCGTCCGAGTCGCACGTGGCGTTTCTGACCCTCATACTCTAGGGAGGAGGCTGCTTGGTCAGGGGCCCGACACTCTTTTCCCCCAGGCACAGCGGACCAGGCagggcccctccctcccgccccggcTCTGCTCTCTACCCGACCTCACCTCGGCGCAGGTTCCGAGGGTCTGGAAGGGAGTGACCTCGATCCTGGTGATGATGCTGAACACGCTGCCCCCCTGGGCTCAGAAACAAGGGACGGTCGGCCGGCGCCGGGCAGCTCGGCCGCCACTCGGTCCCACCCTCGGGGTGCTCggaggggggggggcggggcccgAGTGGCGCACCTCGGGGGGTTTCACGTACTCCTCCACGTCCCACACTTTGTTCTCGGACGAAGTGATGCCCTTGACCTTGGTGATGACGGAGCTCTCGGGGCCCGTCTCCCTGTCCTGGTAGCTCTTTTGCACGATGAACACGTACCTGTGCGAACGGGCAGGGCCGGCTCTGGAGGCGACCCCGCGGCAGGCCCGGGACCCCTCCCCTGCCGAGTCAGCTCGACTCCGGCGGGATCGAGGCTGCGTCACCGTCTCTCGGGGGCCGGCCGGGTAGGCTCTGCGGCGTCCGAGGGGCCAGCCTGGCGGCGGCCGCCGGCATTCTCCTCGCCACCTGCCCAGAGCGGCCCCTCCAACCTGGGACGTCCCGGTGGCGCCCTCCCGTACGCTCCTGACCCCGCTGGACACCCCCTGCCGCCGGGTCTCCCCCCGTGCGCACCCACCACACGAAGTAGAGCAGAATGAGCAGCTGCACCGTGCGGTACACGATGCCCAGGCGCCGGTTCTTCACCACGATCACCTTGGGCGTCTCGTAGTCCCAGAACGCGGACCAGCAGCTCCGGGCCAGGCGTCGGGCCGCGGCCGTCCCCGCGGGGGTCTTGGGCTCGGCCGCCGCCATGGCCCCGAGCTGCTGGGACAGGAAATCGGGCTGGGGGGCGCCGGCGTGGCCGCCTCCCGGGCGTGGCCTCGCGCTCCCCGCCCTGTCCCGCCTCGCCCCGCCCCAGGTCGGTCCCCGAGCCGCGGGGGCGCCGGGCGTAGACACGCAGCGCACCTGGCAGGTGTCGCCAGGTGGGGCCCCGAGCGGGCAGGGTCGGGGTCGCGGCAGCCGTCGCCCCCAGCCCGCTCAGGGAGGGCGCGAAGACGGTGCAGGCCCTCGCGTCCCTCGGGAGGACACTTAAAACTCGGGGGGAAGACGCGGCAGAGCACTGCCCGCCTCCTCTGCGTCTCCGCCGGTGTCTGATGCGCAGCGCGCACTAAACCCGAAGAGcaatccctttaaaaaaatatatgtgtatttaccCAATTTTGTTGGGATACAACCGACGCGTGAAGttttgtaagtttaaggtgcacaagGAGATGATTTCCCAAGAGCAATCCTTGATTCGTGTCCGCGGTTCCCCGCAGCTCGGCAAAGGCACCCCTGCCTCCAGGGTTCAGACAAAAAATCTGGATCTCTTTCTTTGCCCTAACAGTCCTCTTGTTTTTGTCTACAGATACACGTCAGGGCTGTTGGGTTCTAGCCCCTTCCCCCCCACACAAAGCGCCCCGCCGCGTTTCTCACCTGGATTTCCGCACTCTAGGCTTCTACCCATTTCCGtctcttgttttgtttcctaTACAGCTCGGAggaaacatgtttttgtttttactttttgtacCTCTACCCCCACCTCATTATTTTGGACCAAATCCCAGACATCGTACTATTTCACAAAATGATAAATGTTTTACACActtttgaggtgaaattcacatagcaTCTAATTAGCCGTTTTAATGAGCAATTCATCGAAGTTTAGCACACtcacaatattgtgcaaccaCCATCATCTACTTCCAAAACATTCTAATCATCACCAGATAAAACCCCATGCCCATCAAGAACTTCCCGTCCCCCTGCTCCTGGCACAtactggcaaccaccaatctacctTCTCTCTATGGATTTATCTACTTTGGATATTTCAAATAATGGAATCGTAGAATATGTGCCTTTtcgtgtctgacttctttcacttggcgtaatgttttcaaggtccatctgGGTTGTGGCATGTGTCAGTACTCCACTCCCTTTTATGGCAGACCAATATTGCACTGTATGCATATTCCAcaatttatctgttcatccactgatagacatttgagcttttatattttatattttggctactgtaactagtgctgctatgagcatccGGGTACAAGTATTTGAACaactattttcaattctttggtgtatatgcctaggagtggaatttctgggtcatatggtaattttgtgtttaactttttgaagaaccatcAAAATGTCTCCCAagcagctgaaccattttacattccagttAGCAGTATACAAGCATTCCAGTTTCTATACATCCttttcaacacttgttattttccactcACTTatggccatcctagtgggtgaaattatataatttatttggattaatgtctattcaagtcccttgcccatttaaaaaatatttatttatttggctgcatcgggtcttagttgcaggatctttcgttgtggcacccGGGCCCTTCGTTGCAGCACGGGGGCTTcgctctagttgtggcatgcaggctcctctctagttagagcacaggctcagtagttgcagcgcacaggctctctagttgtggcatgtgagccctagagcatgcaggcttagttgcctcgtggtatgtgggatcttagttcccagaccagggattgaacccatggcccccacattggaaggcagattcttaacccctggatcaccagggaagtcccaccttgcccattttttaattgggttaaaAAATTTTGCTGTtcagttgtaagaattctttatgtattctggatagtagacccttatcagatatatgattttcaaatattttgtcccattgtaggttgtcttttcactttattggtAATgacctttgatgcacaaaagtctttatttattttgcgggattcaggcctctcactgctgtggcctctcccattgcggagcacaggctccggacgcacaggctcagcggccatggctcacggtcccagccgctccgtggcatgtgggatcttcctggaccggggcatgaacccgtgtcccctgcatcggcaggcagactctcaaccactgcgccaccagggaaacccagaagtcttttattttgatgaagtccaatttatctatgttttcttttgttgcttctgCTTCTGGTGTCATTTCTAAAATccactgccaaatccaaggtcatgaaaatttacccctgttttcttctaagagttttatgattttagctGTTATATTTAGAttgttgatctattttgagttaatctttgcttatggtgtgaggtagggctccaacttcattcttttgcacgtggatgTTCAGTTGTCCCTgcaccatttgttaaagaaaCTATTCTTTACCCACTGAGGGTCTGGCATCTGTGTTGAAAATCAACTGGCCATAGACatagagtttatttctgggttttctattctattccattgtcCTATCTGTATTATCCttatgccagcaccatactgttttgataactatagctttatagaaaattttgaaattggaaaatgtgagtcctccaactttgttctttttcaatattgttttggttattcagtGCCCCTTGCAATGCCATATGGATTTAAGGAGCAGCCGTACCATTTCTGCAGAAAAggccattggaatcttgatagggattgcattgaatctgcagttTGCATTGGGTAGCATAGCCATCTTAGCAATAGTAAGTCTTCCAATACATGAACATGGGGTGtcattacatttatttacatcttctttaatttctttaaacaacgctttttcatttttcttatacaactctttcacttccttggttaaatctATTCCtatggttttttggtttgttttggatGCTATTGTAGAGAGAATTATCTTCATTTCgttttctgattgttcattgaTGGTATGTAGaagcacaactgatttttgtgggTTGAGCTTCtaccctgcaactttgctgaactcatttattagttgtagGAGTTTTCTTgtggattctttgggattttctggaTATAagatcctgtcatctgcaaacagagactttcttttctgatttggatgccttttatttatttttcttgtctgatttttcAGGCTAGAACTTCCAGGATTGGtgttaaatgttaatttaacttCCTTAAATGTTAACTTGTAAAATttagaaaaggagggaacacaTCTCAACTAATTCTATGAAGCTAGCATTgctctgtgggaaaaaaaaaaaaaggaagacatcaCAAGAACAGactaattccttaaaatatagatgcaaaaattctcaaaaaatgggcttccctggtggcgcagtggttgagagtctgcctgccgatgcaggggacacgggttcgtgccccggtccgggaatgatcccacatgccgcggagcggctaggcccgtgagccatggccgctgagcctgtgcgtccggagcctgtgctccgcaacgggagaggccacaacactgagaggcccgcgtaccgcaaaaaaaaaaaaaaaaaaactcaaaaaaaaagcaaaccaactGTTAATTTAATATCCAAAAATTAGTTATATACcatatcaacaaaataaaggacaaaaaccacatgatcatctcagtagatgcagagaaagcatttgacaaaatctaaaaCATTTCTTCATGATAACAACACTTAACAAACTAGGACTAGAAAGGAAatttctcaacctgataaaaaATAGTATCTACAAAACACCCACAGctgatatcattttttttttttttttttttttgcgttacgcaggcctctcactgttgtggcctctcccgttgtggagcacaggctctggacgcgcaggctcagcggccatggctcacgggcccagctgctccgtggcatgtgggatcttcccggaccagggcacgaacccgtgtcccctgcatcggcaggcggactctcaaccactgcgccaccagggaagccctgatatcattcttaatggtgaaaagaataaatgcttctccctaagatcaggaataagaaggGGTTGTCCTCCCTTGGTGCCTCTATTCAACATTGTCCTGGAGGTTCCAGCCAGGGCAAGTAGCAAGAAAATGGggacaaaattaaaatagaaatagaaaatcctaaggaatccactaaaacgtattagaactaataagcaagttcagcaaggttgcaagatGCAAGATCAATACGTAACCGAGTAGGACCCTGTGGgtccttcctgggacagaccctcccctgtcctctgcctgcctcttgtctgtagaaaaactttagcctcctaggccttcccctagttccaaagaa
This genomic window contains:
- the P2RX2 gene encoding P2X purinoceptor 2 isoform X2, whose translation is MAAAEPKTPAGTAAARRLARSCWSAFWDYETPKVIVVRVHRAKELPGQGDGPRELRHHQGQGHHFVREQSVGRGGVRETPRGLRTGRCVPYYHGSSKTCEVSAWCPVEDGASVSQFLGKMAPNFTILIKNSIHYPKFQFSKGNIENRKDGYLKHCTFHEVSDLYCPIFKLGYIVEQAGENFTQLAHSGGVIGVIINWDCDLDLSASKCNPKYSFRRLDPKHVPASSGYNFRFAKYYKVNGTTTRTLIKAYGIRIDVIVHGQAGKFSLIPTIINLATALTSIGVGSFLCDWILLTFMNKNKVYSHKKFDKVCTPGPSSGSWPVTLALVLGQGPPPPYPCSADPGQAGQPQGEGQSQAWAVPPPLPCPTSAPSEQMVDAPKRGAGPGLGTSEPSQQDCALTDARGLAQL
- the P2RX2 gene encoding P2X purinoceptor 2 isoform X1 → MAAAEPKTPAGTAAARRLARSCWSAFWDYETPKVIVVKNRRLGIVYRTVQLLILLYFVWYVFIVQKSYQDRETGPESSVITKVKGITSSENKVWDVEEYVKPPEGGSVFSIITRIEVTPFQTLGTCAESMRVRNATCDSDEDCVAGQLDMLGNGLRTGRCVPYYHGSSKTCEVSAWCPVEDGASVSQFLGKMAPNFTILIKNSIHYPKFQFSKGNIENRKDGYLKHCTFHEVSDLYCPIFKLGYIVEQAGENFTQLAHSGGVIGVIINWDCDLDLSASKCNPKYSFRRLDPKHVPASSGYNFRFAKYYKVNGTTTRTLIKAYGIRIDVIVHGQAGKFSLIPTIINLATALTSIGVGSFLCDWILLTFMNKNKVYSHKKFDKMVDAPKRGAGPGLGTSEPSQQDCALTDARGLAQL